From Arachis stenosperma cultivar V10309 chromosome 2, arast.V10309.gnm1.PFL2, whole genome shotgun sequence, one genomic window encodes:
- the LOC130961973 gene encoding probable inactive shikimate kinase like 1, chloroplastic — MEKASNSLVTHMNTTLSLPLHSHLLSAVSSHQTFSHLAHKSCLPLRASPPSLYYSTRGPPSLSCANPDATGSKVGAVDSSLAVKKQAADVSPELKGTSIFLVGMQNSLKTSLGKMLADMLRYYYFDSDSLVEEAVGGAPAAKSFREKDEMALHESETEVLKQLSSMGRLVVCAGNGAVQSSTNLALLRHGISLWIDVPLDIMARDVCEASSSGSYPEVTDQLAALYNKYRDGYATADAIISVQKVASRLGCDNFDDITIEEMTLEALREIQKLTRVKKMLEEAARPF; from the exons ATGGAGAAGGCTAGCAACAGTCTTGTTACCCACATGAACACCACACTCTCTTTACCACTTCATTCTCACCTTTTATCAGCAGTTTCTTCTCACCAAACCTTCTCACATCTCGCCCACAAAAGCTGCCTCCCACTTCGAGCTTCGCCTCCTTCTCTTTATTATTCCACCCGCGGCCCACCTTCCCTCAGTTGCGCAAATCCCGATG CTACAGGGAGTAAGGTGGGTGCTGTGGATTCATCTCTTGCAGTAAAG aaacaagcagcagatGTATCCCCCGAGCTAAAAGGGACTTCTATTTTTCTGGTTG GCATGCAAAATTCCCTGAAAACCAGTTTAGGAAAGATGCTAGCTGATATGTTAcgatattattattttgacaG TGATAGTTTGGTTGAAGAAGCTGTTGGTGGTGCACCTGCTGCAAAATCCTTTAGAGAGAAAGATGAAATGGCCTTACATGAATCTGAG ACTGAAGTGTTGAAGCAATTGTCATCTATGGGCCGACTAGTAGTTTGTGCTGGCAACGGTGCAGTTCAAAGTTCAACTAATCT GGCACTTCTGAGACACGGGATTTCCTTGTGGATAGATGTTCCGCTAGACATCATGGCTAGGGATGTATGTGAAGCATCATCATCAGGATCTTACCCTGAG GTAACAGATCAACTAGCTGCATTATACAACAAATACAGGGATGGATATGCTACAGCTGATGCAATTATTTCAGTTCAAA AAGTTGCTTCTAGGTTGGGGTGTGATAATTTTGATGACATTACAATTGAAGAGATGACATTAGAG GCGCTAAGGGAGATCCAGAAGTTGACTAGAGTGAAGAAGATGCTTGAAGAGGCTGCAAGACCGTTCTAA